The genomic stretch ttcttcaatgtcAAGGTTTGATGATCACTCCATGTGTCCTTTATTTGTGTTCTCAAATGAAAAGGTCTTCACTTTTGTCAATCCGAAGCATGGCCTCGACTACAAATACAACATAAACTTTCCTCAATATTGGAGCTTGAACTCAAAAATTTATTGTTCAAAAGAGGGTTGGCTATTACTGGTGGTAGTTGACAATAACAGAGAATCTCAAGGTTTCTTCAATCCCTTTACAAAACAAGTGCTACCACTTCCAATTGGGGAAAAACCAATCATGAATAACAGGTGTGTTGGCATGTCACATTCTCCGACCTCTTACGAATGTGTTGTCGTTGAATATGATAAATTATCATCATCGGATCCCAGGGAGACAGTATGTGTCCATCGCCTTAGGGACAACGTTTTTGGCCGTTTCTCATTTGAAGAACGGAAACTTTCTCTCTGCAACGTAAGTCCCGTTTTTCACAATGGATCATTTTACTTTCTTACCATAACAAGAAAGTTAGCAGTATTACAAGTAACAGGAGAAATGTATACTTGGAAACATCTTGAAGAGCCTGAATCTCCATTTGGCCATAGCTTCAATAACTTTCTAGTTGAATGTGATGGCAATTTATTGGCAGTATTGGAGTATGATTTTGCATATGAAGTTGAAGTTTTCAAATTAAATGAGTCTACGATGACATGGGTCGAAGTTGAAAGCCTCGAAAATCACATGTTTTATTGGTAAAACATCATTTTCTGCTGTGGCAAGCATTCCTGGAatggaaaataaaatttattttcctAGATTTTATGACCAGAGTATTGTGTTTTATTCTTTAGAACCAAACAACTACCACACATTCCAACATGATTAAGTGGTAGATTTTCATCATACGATAGAGCACTtgaatggtacttggattcagccAAGATGAGATTAAGTTTAAGCTCTCAATCACTAGTTTTAAGTATGTGAGTTTTGTCATTTTGTTCAAATATGTTTTGAAGTTTAAACTTTTCATACAAATCAGGAGGCGATGATGCACAAATCTCAAATCGCTGATCAAATGTTTTGTTTTTGGTTGTGGCGAGATTCTGAAAAATgaatttatatattaaagtaattgaaatattttattaaGAATACTTTTAtccataaataaaattaattgaaaattttatgtCCATTATGGTGAGTCGATTATTTTTAGTGACTTAAACGAAAATAAAATATATCTCCGTGTTTTCATATGTCTTAATATAAAATTACCTTGCTGCAAGATGCCAGTGAAGACTATTGAGGCTATGGTGAAACTGCAGCGTAATTTTCTTTGGCACAACTCAGACGAGAGAAAGGGGTTTGATTGGATAAGCTGGAACACAATATGTAAGAAAATTGAAGATGGTGGTCTTGGTGTTAAAGACCTGGCTAAGTTTAATAGAGCATTGTTAACAAAATGGTTATGGAGAATTCTAAAAGAGGATGATTCAATTTGGCAGGGCATATTGGAGTTTAGGTATGGCAAGTCATACAAGAGACTATTGTTTAAACAATTATCTGGCAGCCAATCCTTAGAGTCTCTTTGGTGGAGAAATCTAATGCTTATTGGAGATGATGTTAGTACTGTAGGTTTTACTAGCAGAATAGCAATTAGATTGGGTGTTGGTGTCAACGTACCATTTTGGTTAAGCAAATGGTTGGGGCAAATCGAGTTGTACCGTGTCTATCCTAACTTGTTCCAGGAACTTGGCAGTGAAGATAAGTGTGTGCAGGATATGGGTGCTTGGAACCAAAATCAGTGGAAGTGGGCGTTGTGGAAGATGTGTCTGTTCTGAGCCAACTAGCAAAGGAGGAATGGTGGGATTTGAGGCAGATTCTTATGGACGTGGAACCAAAGAGGACTGAATTAGATTGCTTTGTTTGGCCATTAAACGGTTCGGAAGTTTATACCGTAAAGgattattacaacttgttgattaTGGAAAATTCTGAAGGGGTGGAAGACTCTAGGAGCAAAGAAGCCTGGGCTATGGTTTGGAAATCGTGGATGCCGTCAAAGGTAAAAAAAATTGCTTGGCGGTTACTCAAGGATCGGTTAGCAACAAGGGCACAGTTGGCTAAGAGAGGCATCATAGCAGATGCTAACGATTGCCTGTGCGTCTTCGGCTGCAATGTTCTGGAGGATAGAAAACATCTGTTTATTTCGTGTTTCCTAGCTGCAGGGGTGTGGAGAAAGATTCACCAATGGCTCGGATCTGATTGTCAATTAAAACCTGACTGTTGTGACGATTTTATGCAGCTCGTGGGGGTGCTACATAGAAGGGCATCTCCAAGAAGAGTGGGAGTAATCTGGGTGTCGGTGTGCTGGTGTATATGGAAACACCGTAACGAAATCGTATTCAACAATGGTGTATGCGACGTAGAAGAAATTATCCATAATGTAAAAATGCACTCTTGGTGGTGGTTAGCAATAGGGAGCAAAAAGAAGGTTAATTGTAATTTCTTTGAATGGTTTCAATGTCCCTTAGAATACTTGTAGGTTGATTGTTGTTTAGTATTTTTCTCGGCTGGGCATCCTTATGCTTTTGTAATGTTCTGAGAATTCTTTCTCTGCACTATGGGTGCTGTTAATATTAATACATCTTtgcctataaaaaaaaattagatttgtctctaatttctttttactcaaaaatgtctttcaaattttgttatgttttgttttcaaaatatcaGCACtaactttaaaaataatatttgtatacatgttataaaactaactaaaataataaagatcaaagagaggtagagaagagaaaagcaatattatatcatcttctttcaagtgtattttacattgtaatatgggtctctatttataggactcaagggagatagaaaatcacacatattaaacacatattaagtatggaataggaagatgaaatactaggagatggatggacatccactaacataaatattcataacactcccccttggatgtccattgaggatatgcctcgttaaaaccttactagaaaaaacccagtgggaaaaattctagtgaaggaaaaagagtacaatatcctttgaatgtgaattgcctcgttaaaaaccttaccaggaaaacccaatgggaaAAAACCATGGTGAtggaaaaaagagtgcaaaacatatgtttttctccccctcatgcagacatttacatgtgagacgatattatttgtagtagttgcttaaaatttcttcttggaagtgacttcatgtagtgctaatagttatgcaggatttgatgaagttattgccatgagttgtttcatagatctccatgatatggttgtaccatcacatgtaaacaaataacttctttctgatctaccattgtgagattgtgacaagtaaccagcatctctaagataatgaagtatatgtttgacttcgttcaaatgtcttcatgtaggcgaataattgtatcttggtaatagattgaccacaaacgatatatcgagacgtgtataattagcaaggtacattagtgcttcaattgcactaagatatggtacttcaggaccaaataatttttgtaatcattttcttgaggcctgaaaggatctttctctacatctaatgatataaAAATCATTGAAGTAGACAATGAAtgagatttgtccatatagaagtgtttcaacacttttctatataatcttcctgatgtacaaatattccattGTCCAAATTTTCAATTTGTAAGGCTaaacataatttttgtttttcctaggtccttcatctcaaactctttctttaaggagtttatagcttttggaagctcttcaggagttccaataatatgcatgtcattcacatagataactagtattgcaaattcttttccacatcattttaagaaaatacaagtacaaatttaattatttgtatattcatcatttagtaaatattcaatgaggcgattataccacatgcatctaAATTCTTTCAGCTCAtacagagacttgttcaatttgatgtagtagttttctcgagatccataatTACGTGTCTCTGGTATATTGAATCCTTCAGGGATTTTcaggtaaatgtcactattaagtgaaccatataaataagatgtcattacacccatcatgttcaaattaagcccttcatgtgttacaaggctaattaattatcaaaaattgattgaatccactacaggtgaatatgttttatcaaaatcaatcttaggtctttgtgaaaattatattcttatttttctttttcacaaaaactcatttatatcaaaTTAGTTTCACATCTTGAGGTGTtcagactacaggtccaaaagtgagttacttgtaaagtgagtttaattcttcttcaattgaatatatttattttggccaattctcacttagtctacaatctttaatagacttttactcatgatcctcgttatcattgatcacttttagcgctatattgtatacaaagacattgtcaatattggctttatttggttatctcaatttcggttccattccatttcatccatgacataatttatcgagatctctttatttcatatttcaagtacttgatttgttcttctggaactgaaaattaaattagatcaaagtgctcttagcattttcatatcctcacttgggtcatctttagtttcttttcttagtagaggactttttacattggaaccgactttcataccacgcttcaggcgcagcaataactcatttgcaatattatattatccaataggagaatccactttgagtggagtattatcagctgataatttatttcataaactttgcaaatgaataatattttgaacttttggttcatattgatttgtacgaggatcaagataacaatttattttaacttgttcatttgaacttcttgttcatgatttcagctgttcatttcccgccccctaatattgggaaaattaatttatcaagtgataatcagcctactaggctgcaatcaagtatttgattattttctcaaattatatcctcaaaattgagagtcatattaattatatttttccaatattctttcatgactcatcttaatgtattatattggagcaattggaatatacacaacacatccaaatgttcactaagatgagaagtattagaataaattagggaggactaaaatatagtatcttgttggcttaatgcgaataaatatcttaatatcatactttgggtgtttcaaatatataatttagaattgatgatctcataagtatcaaccatataagtaactttagacgtctaaaaaatggatcttcgggtccattttctttttatgaacatatattacatgatattcaatatcaattttaataatatatgtgatacttatacaggaatttctaaaaaaatccagaaaacaagatcttagtctaattagttgagaaaataatttcacaaacttctggttgtgagtagagacatatgcatgttattttagtcgatgcaacaattaatgtcataaaaacgtaatttctcaaatttttattttcctttagaaacacacaaaaattgactggattgaagaaacttctggttcttcaatacaaattattcgcatcatattatatccgagatgacccaaccggttttaccaacgacacgtttaagtgtaatttgtaaactactggtttacaatgacatgtgcttaaattgtactgatataagtgtagtacaagcccgaggaaaaagccgatagcttttctattatatattttatgtccaagttcatttgtgtaatacaaagatattcaatacctccaatataattcatgtgaattatCTATGACGAAAATATTTGATAGGACATAAAGAGAACACACATaaagaaaatgtaaaggattaaaGTTCATTCGAATCTCGACTCTTACAAAATATGAGCTTACTTTCGTATGCCTTTAAGATGGACTAACAAATGTCATCCGTCCACTatacttgtaaaaagaaaagaatagtataattaagatttatatgagaaatctaagcactattgtaacaactttaaaatatgtagcaactttagactattgatatattctttaatagattgcaatgttttaattctcttgttaaaatatcaatatttagaaataatgtgaataaagaaattgtatcTGTAAACATTGATCATCCTAAgaatatctcaagatttaacacTTTAATCATACGCATGCATATgaaaatattatcatataattatcaaaatcatacaaaatcatatcactaaaattatatcatatatatatatatatatatatatatatatatatatatatatatatttataattctaattatgaaataatttatgctagaaaattacaataattcaaaaatatagtTATCCTTCTGGGATGTGTTATAGTCACTCATATCATTCTTCTggaatgacaaatattttatgagtatattacaattttttttacattgaAACACACAAATTTCTTTGTGAAATCCTTCTGAAATACTTCACTATTATTGATTCAATCCATCTAGAATTTGATAACATAGGTGatgcaatcatttttcaaatttttaacataaCAGATGTAATCCTTCTgggatatgttattagtatatatgcaatccttctgggattcattaatatcatgatgaaattcttctaatattCTAGTTACAACATTTTAAGGTGTgagaaatccttattttaaaactttaactcttcGGGAATTATATATCACAAGTGATCCTCGTAGTGATAAAAAGAAACAATTACTTGTATAATCCTTCTAGGAAACTCGAAAAAAATCCCTTCAAAGTCATGTCACAAATATTCAcatcgattaagaaaaataattcttaaAGTAAAATCCTCTTGAGATATCTTAACATTAGTTTAAGAGAGGTTTTTTTTtgtgtagttcttcaggaactcgatcacattttgtagttcttcaggaacacaatcacaaatcgtttactaataaaaataataatatttataatccttcTGGGATGCACGCTATTCATGCAGTTCTTCAGGAATGCATGAAAATTACAATTGttgttttcataaaaattgaacaatcattctttaagcaatccttcagggatgcttcaaGAATTTATCGATGATAgacaactttaaaatatataattgtgttaattaaacaaaatttccaacgaaatcttatacaaaaaaataatagaatagcATGCTAAAATTTAATCTATAAGATGAAGAAAAATCTTAAAAACTTACTCGAAAGAGAAGAAACATGATTATGCAAATTGATCATAAAATCGCTCACACGGTAgagtttcgtgctgataacgtgttataaaactaactaaaataataaagatcaaagagaggtagagaagagaaaagcaatattatatcatcttctttcaagtgtattttacattgtaatatgggtctctatttataggactcaagggagatagaaaatcacacatattaaacacatattaagtatggaataggaagatgaaatactaggagatggatggacatccattaacataaatattcataacaatacaatttttttttaataattgtaaAGATGACCTCTACATAATTATCAAAAATGTCAAATgaactgtatatatattttttaatagtaaattaaatttttatatttttttaaataaaaggtcAAGTTCAGAATTACACAATATTGTCCCTCTCCATAGTGGATTTGTTCATCTCTTACTCATACAAATTGTGCATTTTCTTAGGACAAGAATTATAAATTTGAAAACATGTGTTATTCCTTAGTTACGATTCTATTCTCTACGAACAGTATCTCATCTATAACCTTCAACGTTCATCAGATCATGATGGATTTGACAAATAAGAATCAATCCTGTTTGCTTCCCTTTACGTACCTTGATTTCGGCTCGAGCTTGTGTCGATTTCGTTTGAAAGATTAGGCTTTTTCTACTGTTATTGTAAATGTGAGAAATTGGTAGTGGCAAATCCAGAAAATTTTATTAGTGCGGACAAAAAAATAATGtagatttttttatttgatttgttaacacaaattatttttataaatttatatttgtttaatagAAATAAGAGACAAAATAAGATTGATCAAAGTAAAAATGTGTACCTCTAAAATTTACTAGTTgggagttttaaaaaaatattttttaaaatatttgggtCTTGAGAGTGCGCTCTTCTCAAGTTCGAAACATGTtagatacaaattgcttattgaaaaaaaatactttttaatgACAAATATTAATTATAAGTAAATTCACTAATTGACAAAATTAGTTGATgttgaatttagaaataaaaatatttaaactttAAATATTAAAGGAAATGATtatgaaaatatatgaattaaagaTACAGTGAGACTAAGTAAATAATTACGGTGAATAAGTAAGTGCGAGTTAttgaacttaattaattttatgggacttgaaaatatatttaatagtAGTATTAAAATAGCTTTTTATTTTCTTGTGGGGACTTGAGCCCCCAAACTGTTATACCCAGAGGCGGAGCTACAACCCAGCAAGTCCGGACTCAATCCCTCCTTTCGTTGTATATTCCCCACGTAAAAGTCAATTTTTAGACAACACCGTGGGCAAAATTGGTaacttttagacaaaattaagggcaaaattagtaaaaatagggtgtgaaatttttgaacaaaatcaagggcaaatttttagacaaaatcaaggaCAAAATTAGTAGAAAGAgagtgtaaaattagtaaaaataaggtgTAAATTTTCTGCCCAGgctccctaaaatttctggctccgccactggctATACCTAGATCCGTCCCTGGATattagatcgaactctagtatggtcgaagggtattTCTTGGTTCGATAATTCGACATGATCACAACATATTGTCGAAGTATGTTTGCATGTTGTAGTTGAAGTATGCTAGGATTATTAACATGTTGAATTGGGTCGGTTGGCTATGTCCAGTTGTTTAAGTTAGTATGTtccctaagttagcttgtgtaatgggtctgtGTGTAAAAGCTCGTTAGTTTAGTGggttagttttcttataaataacatattagtctctcatcattgcatactgcaaatcctaattagggtgagaGCTTATTTGTTAGTCTGTAACACTTTTAATCTtgttcaaagagaaagtaaagagtAACAGTTTATAACTAATTCATTGTGTTCTtcatgcttccctcttttctACCCTTGCGGGTTTCTTGCTGATAAAGAAAttgattataatttattatttcagcatcattttcacaacaaaatggtgtggtGAGCGTAGAAAAGAATATTGTCAACAACGTATTAGATTGAAAAGTTTACCAAAATGAACagtttcggtctgtggcgcttgaagattaAAATCATGCTGGTTCAACAGGGTTGGttagaagcgttgaagggagccaCATCCATGGACGATGTGTTAACGGAGAATGAGAAAATGACTATGTTAGAGAAAGCCCACAACACCGTCTATTAAGCCTTGGTGAAAAGGTTCTTCGACAGGTTTCAAAAGAGACAACGACAACGAGTTTATGGTCGAAACTTAAAAGTTTATACATGACCAAATTATTGGTCAGCcgcctctacctgaagcaagctctgtattcattcaagatgagtgaAGACAGAGTCTTGGTTGAGCAGTTGGATGTGTTCAACAAGctaattcttgatcttgaaaatatcaaTGTCAAGATCATTGATGAAGATCAAGCCCTGTTGCTAATGTGTGCTTTGTttagatcacatgctcacttcaaaaaaACTTTATTATATAGAATAGAGTCGATGACCTTTGAAGAAAGTCAATCAGATTTATATTCTAAGGATTTAAACAAACGAAAGGAGCACAAGCCATCTTTGATTGGTGAAAGCATGTCAATTAAGGCGAAATTCACAAAGAGATATGGCAAGTTTGACAAGAGAAAAGGTAAAAGTAagcagaagtcttatagtggttATGCATCCGGTATTCATTATTATCACTGTAAGAAGGAGGATCATACAAGAaaagtgtgccctgaacgcctgaaagatcatggaggtaagggtAATTGCAACGCAACCAATGTTCAAGATAATTTTGACTCatttgatgttcttgtggtttcaagtacTGACTTGggtaaggagtggattatggattcaggttgcacttgacaCATGACTTTAAACAAATACTTGTTCGAGGAACTTTGTGATCAAGATAGTGGATCTGTATTATTGGGAAACAACAAatcttgcaagattgcaggtgttggatctatgagattcaagctccaaaatgagtcaataaggttgttgattgaagtcaggtatgttcgtGATTTCATGAGAAATTTGATATCTcatggtgaattcgacaagaaagaatatattttccaaggagagaaaagtatcctaagagtcacgAAGGGGTCAAacgaagtcttgagaggcgtgaagaaacaagacttgtatacccttgaggctgaagttgtatgTGGTTTATGCAGGTGTTGCATCCActaaacctttgtcgaagacataaATTTGGCATGTGAGATTGTGCCTTGTCAGCGAAATGGGACTGGTGTAATTGGGGAAACAAAATCtgtttggtggagacaaagttaaAAAGGTGAAGTATTGTGAACAcggtgtacttggaaaatcttgtagagtgaagttcaataaaggcaaacaaagaatacatggatcccttgattacatccatgctgatttTTCATCTTGAATGCAACAAACACCATTCTTGATCAGATCTCGTACCCTTTTTCTTGAAGTTGTCCTAGGCTAATCAAGTTGGTCTTCAATTCTGGGACAAATAAGACATCAGAGATCTTGTGACTTTTATTTCCCTTGGccttgaaaataatatttccccttcCTGCAACATTAATTTTGGAGTTGTCGCCGAACTTGACGGTGCTAAAAAAATACTCATCCAAATCTAAAAATATTGTCTTATCACCGCACATGTGATTGCTGCAGTCGGTATCCAAATACCACAGGCTATCTGGAATTTCCTCGGTCACATTGCACACCATCAAGAGATATTCCTATTCTTCTCTTTCTGCAAAGTTGGTCCTTTCTCCATTTTGGCCATTCAAGTTAGTTCTACATTTGTTTTAATAATGACCATATTTATGACAGCGATAGCACTCAACATTAGATTTTGGATGATTATTGTTTGAATTATTACCTCCATTGTTTGAATGATTACCTCCACGATAGCCACCTCGACCTCTTCCTCTTCCTTCGTTGTCTAAATTTTGGTAGTTGGCAGGATTGTTGTTATGGTTGCTGCTACGACCATTATCGCCTCTACCGTAACCACCCCGACCTCTTTCACTGCGCCTGCCTCGGCCTCCTCTAAAATTAGAGGAATTTGAATAAGTTTATGCTTTAAGTGCTTGCTCTTATTTGTTTTGGTTGCTGATTTTATTCTCATGAACCAGCAAGGAACTTTGTAATTCATCAATCGTGAGTGAATCAATATCTTTGGATTCTTCAATGGAGCAAACAACAAAATTGTACTTTGTTGTCATTGATCTAAGAATCTTCTCAACAATGGTCACATCCTCCATCCTGCCTCCATGAATTCTCATTTTGTTGGCAATAATAATTGTTTTTCCAAAGAAATCTGTGACAGATTCATCCAACTTCATGCGTAAAGTCTCAAATTCACTCCGTAGGGCTTGAAGCTGCACTCGTCTTGTCCTAGCATTCCCTTGAAATTTCTTCTTCATTGAGTCCCAAATCTGTTTGGAAGTTTCTTTGCTGAGAATAGTCTTCAAAGTTGCTCGATCTATGGCCTGAAACAAGTAGTTCTTGGCTTTAATATCCTTGAGTTTCAATGCCTCCAATTCTGCCTTCTGCGCATCTGTTTGAACTGCTCCCTTCGCAGGCTCTGCAAATCCAAATTCAACAACTTGCCAATATTCTTTGGATCTCAAGAAATTCTCCATTAACATGCTCCAATAGTCATAATGACCATCGAAACGGGGAATTGCAGCCTGCACAAAATTCTCTTTGGAAGATGCCATCGATCAATCGATGTTTTCGCTCAAAAATCTCACTGTGTTTCACTCAGGTTTTTCTCTAAATTAACTTACTCTTGATACCACTGTTAACTTAGAGTAAAGAGGCACAAAAAACTGTTGTTTTTTATTGATTGATACGTTCAAATAACAAAGATTGCAACTACTTAATAATGCTGAGAATCACTAACAGTATATTCCTAAAATTCAGCGCCCACTACTAACTCAAACAAATATCCCTAAAGACTAGGACAAACTCAAAACAAATCAGTTactaacataaataataaataaaacaataataaataatatttctaaCAATTTTAACCGATTATCAC from Vicia villosa cultivar HV-30 ecotype Madison, WI linkage group LG4, Vvil1.0, whole genome shotgun sequence encodes the following:
- the LOC131598482 gene encoding uncharacterized protein LOC131598482; this translates as MDVEPKRTELDCFVWPLNGSEVYTVKDYYNLLIMENSEGVEDSRSKEAWAMVWKSWMPSKVKKIAWRLLKDRLATRAQLAKRGIIADANDCLCVFGCNVLEDRKHLFISCFLAAGVWRKIHQWLGSDCQLKPDCCDDFMQLVGVLHRRASPRRVGVIWVSVCWCIWKHRNEIVFNNGVCDVEEIIHNVKMHSWWWLAIGSKKKVNCNFFEWFQCPLEYL